In Pirellulaceae bacterium, the following are encoded in one genomic region:
- a CDS encoding Gfo/Idh/MocA family oxidoreductase, protein MKRSSSPASVSRRRFLKAGVLTSSAALTPYYPSVAQTGISSKTDRPVVGAIGMGGRAGGITRHAREFADFTAVCDVDSNRANGSLGLTEGKGTSYGDYRKLLDRSDIEAVIIATPDHWHTKISIDAMRAGKDVYCEKPLTLTIDEGKKICQVVKETGRVFQVGTQQRSECGLNFLTAIAIIRAGRIGRIRRVEVNLHKGPGGGPFQTSPAPTHLDWDKWLGQAPRVDYIAERCHGQFRWWYEYSGGMLTDWGAHHVDIAHWGMGMDNTSPTRIDAKGTLPTIENGYNTATEFEIQCACPNDAEMIIRSTAGESVGVLFEGEKGRLFVNRGRVSGKPVEQLSENPLPEDAIKKIYGPRQPGNHMRNFFDCVRSRDQPISDVFSHHRALTTCHLANISLRLGRKLKWDPVAETIVGDAEANSWLSRPQRAGYQIEA, encoded by the coding sequence ATGAAACGCAGCTCCTCACCGGCATCCGTATCGCGACGCCGTTTTTTAAAAGCAGGCGTTTTAACATCGAGTGCAGCATTGACACCCTACTACCCGAGTGTGGCTCAAACAGGCATTTCATCGAAAACCGATCGTCCTGTCGTCGGCGCCATCGGCATGGGTGGACGAGCGGGTGGCATCACGCGACACGCTCGTGAGTTTGCTGACTTCACAGCCGTCTGTGACGTCGACAGTAACCGTGCCAACGGATCTCTGGGACTTACCGAAGGGAAAGGAACATCCTACGGCGACTATCGAAAATTACTCGATCGCTCGGACATTGAGGCCGTGATCATCGCCACTCCGGATCACTGGCACACAAAAATCTCGATCGACGCCATGCGAGCAGGTAAGGATGTGTACTGCGAGAAACCGCTCACCCTCACGATTGACGAAGGTAAGAAGATCTGCCAGGTCGTGAAAGAAACGGGAAGAGTCTTTCAGGTCGGAACGCAACAACGGAGCGAATGCGGCTTGAATTTCTTGACCGCCATCGCAATTATCCGCGCAGGTCGAATTGGTCGGATCCGAAGAGTCGAAGTCAATCTGCACAAAGGGCCTGGTGGCGGACCATTTCAAACGTCGCCAGCCCCGACACACCTTGATTGGGACAAGTGGCTGGGCCAGGCTCCACGTGTGGATTACATTGCAGAACGCTGCCATGGGCAATTCCGCTGGTGGTACGAGTACTCCGGAGGAATGCTGACCGACTGGGGCGCCCATCATGTAGATATCGCCCATTGGGGCATGGGCATGGACAACACAAGCCCCACCCGCATTGACGCGAAAGGCACGTTACCCACGATTGAAAATGGTTACAACACGGCAACCGAATTTGAGATTCAGTGTGCTTGCCCTAATGATGCCGAAATGATCATTCGCAGCACTGCCGGAGAAAGTGTGGGGGTATTATTTGAAGGTGAAAAGGGGCGTTTATTTGTGAATCGCGGTCGCGTCAGCGGCAAACCTGTTGAGCAACTCTCAGAGAACCCGCTGCCGGAAGACGCAATCAAAAAAATCTACGGTCCCAGGCAACCAGGAAACCACATGCGGAACTTCTTCGACTGCGTACGATCGAGAGATCAACCGATTTCCGATGTCTTCTCGCACCATCGTGCGTTGACAACTTGTCATTTAGCCAATATTTCTTTGCGACTTGGCCGCAAGCTAAAATGGGATCCAGTGGCAGAAACGATCGTGGGCGACGCCGAGGCCAACAGTTGGCTCAGTCGCCCCCAACGAGCGGGCTACCAAATCGAAGCTTAA
- a CDS encoding DUF1501 domain-containing protein, producing MNCQSHLHRNRDPRQVSRRWFLQQCQVGLGAMALSQLGGNLSRADSTASLNPMAPKQPHFPGKVKRVIYLFMAGAPSQLELFDHKPTLAKHDGQKPPAELIKDYRAAFIEPDAALLGPKFKFAKHGQSGAEMSELLPHLAEVADDISIVRSMKTDAFNHAPGQILMSTGSQQYGRPSLGAWTTYGLGSESENLPAFVVFSTGSKGPSGGASNWGSGFLPSIHQGVLFRSVGDPVLYLSNPGGIDEKIQQRSLEAIRHLNQEHLDLVGDPEIATRINSYELATRMQLAAPELMDLTQESKETLEMYGAEPGKSSFANSCLLARRMVERGVRFVEVLHEAWDQHGNLVNGLKKNCRDTEKACAALVKDLKQSGLLEDTLVIWGGEFGRTPMVQGGGNDGRDHHPNSFTMWLAGAGVKPGMTLGTTDELGFNAVEDVVHVHDLHATLLHLLGFDHTKLTYRFQGRDFRLTDVHGKVVRKLLV from the coding sequence ATGAATTGCCAATCGCATCTCCATCGGAATCGGGATCCCAGGCAGGTGAGTCGTCGCTGGTTCTTGCAGCAATGTCAGGTGGGGCTTGGTGCCATGGCATTGAGCCAGCTCGGTGGGAATCTTTCCAGGGCCGATAGCACGGCTTCCCTGAATCCCATGGCTCCCAAACAGCCGCATTTTCCCGGCAAGGTGAAAAGGGTTATCTATCTATTTATGGCGGGTGCTCCTAGTCAATTGGAGTTATTTGATCATAAACCGACGTTAGCAAAACATGATGGGCAAAAACCACCTGCGGAATTGATCAAAGATTATCGGGCAGCATTTATCGAGCCAGATGCGGCGCTGTTGGGGCCTAAATTTAAGTTTGCGAAACATGGACAGTCGGGTGCTGAAATGTCAGAGTTATTGCCGCACCTGGCGGAGGTGGCCGATGATATTTCGATTGTCCGCTCAATGAAAACTGACGCTTTCAATCATGCGCCTGGCCAAATCTTGATGAGTACCGGGTCCCAACAATATGGACGTCCAAGTTTGGGTGCCTGGACCACCTACGGTTTGGGAAGTGAATCAGAGAATCTTCCGGCCTTTGTTGTCTTTAGTACCGGGTCGAAGGGGCCCAGCGGGGGTGCTTCCAACTGGGGTTCCGGTTTTCTACCATCGATCCATCAGGGCGTCTTGTTTCGTAGCGTGGGAGACCCTGTTTTGTATCTATCGAATCCCGGCGGAATCGACGAAAAGATCCAACAACGATCGCTGGAAGCAATTCGTCATCTTAATCAAGAACATTTGGATCTCGTGGGTGATCCAGAAATTGCCACTCGTATTAATTCGTACGAGCTGGCCACTCGGATGCAGTTGGCTGCCCCCGAATTGATGGATCTGACGCAAGAATCAAAAGAAACGCTCGAGATGTATGGCGCGGAGCCCGGCAAAAGTTCTTTTGCAAATTCCTGCCTGTTGGCACGTCGAATGGTCGAACGCGGCGTGAGGTTTGTTGAGGTGTTGCATGAAGCCTGGGATCAACACGGTAACTTGGTCAATGGGCTGAAGAAGAACTGTCGAGATACGGAGAAAGCCTGCGCGGCCTTAGTCAAAGATCTGAAACAGTCAGGGCTGCTCGAAGATACATTGGTGATTTGGGGGGGGGAGTTTGGCCGCACACCGATGGTGCAAGGCGGAGGTAACGATGGTCGCGATCATCATCCAAATTCGTTCACCATGTGGCTTGCGGGCGCCGGTGTGAAGCCGGGGATGACGCTTGGTACCACCGATGAACTCGGCTTTAATGCCGTCGAAGACGTAGTACACGTGCATGACTTGCACGCAACTCTCTTACATTTATTGGGTTTTGATCACACGAAGCTGACCTACCGATTTCAGGGCCGTGACTTTCGATTGACTGATGTTCACGGCAAGGTCGTTCGCAAATTACTGGTGTAA
- a CDS encoding PSD1 and planctomycete cytochrome C domain-containing protein, which produces MNGLISLLRCLVVLLCLGGHSLCAQDSPSSTLAGSSPKSETVGFADQIQPLFAAKCYSCHGDEKSESGLKLNSRDAALRGGDNGKLLIVGSGAKSSLVQVLTGSHESVEQMPADEEPLSAEQVALVEKWIDQGAKWPDAMAYKPSIHWAFVPPQRPAPPTVTEGEKVRNPIDQFVLEKLDEMGVAAAIPASKEALLRRLSLDLIGLPPSLSELDAFLKDDSDKASCRQVERLLASKHFGERWGKLWLDAARYADSDGFEKDKPRFVWAYRDWVVNALNQDMPYDQFVIRQIAGDLILERSEGDLVATGFLRNSMLNEEGGVDPEQFRTEGLFDRMDCIGKSILGLTIQCAQCHDHKFDPVTQKQYYQLFSFLNNDHEASGIYYPVDQRVLLEKVNREIESLETQLKHANPDWREQMGRWEESVKDDQPEWTVVKITNKPGDNGVRYYFYDDGSLRAASYAPTQWTAEFTGSTQVSEVTAFKLEQLTDPNLPCSGPGRSIYGMSALSEFQIKASDPNDSTKIVKAEFSKATADFSNEDRLLEPEFQSERRQSKDGDTRHYGPVEFAIDGDADTAWGIDAGPGRRNVPREAVFVLQEPFRFADGMKLEIGLQQAHGGDNSDDNQNFNLGRFRLSVTAEPNAGADPIPDHVRNIFEIPVADRSTQQVNELFRYWRTTVPGFQKVNEQIESLWRQFPQGTPTLTLAARTGESPHDRIRPTRVFKRGDWLQPTDEVDFGVPEILHSLPEDADGSRMTFARWLVDKDSPTTARVIVNRIWQAYFGIGLVDSPEDFGVRANPPSHPDLLDWLACELMDSGWRLKHIHRLICNSATYQQASRASLAAYQEDPQNRWLARGPRFRVDAEIVRDIALHVSGLLNPQMGGRSIYPPAPEFLFNPPVSYGPKVWDVEGGDQKYRRSVYIFKFRSVPFPMLQTFDAPNGDFSCVQRERSNTPLQSLIRLNEEQFMDCARALAKHTLQAGGDSSEDRLRYAFRRVLSRQPSRSELERLQGLLANQVDYISEGWVNPIELATGGTKVPKDLAADTTVTELAAYTVVSRVLLNLDETITKE; this is translated from the coding sequence ATGAATGGCCTCATTTCACTGCTTCGTTGCCTGGTCGTGCTGTTGTGCCTTGGGGGGCACTCTCTCTGTGCTCAAGATTCGCCATCTTCCACCCTGGCGGGTTCATCTCCAAAATCTGAAACGGTGGGGTTTGCCGATCAGATTCAGCCTCTTTTTGCTGCCAAGTGTTATTCCTGCCACGGCGATGAGAAAAGCGAGTCGGGTCTAAAGCTTAATTCTCGGGATGCTGCTTTGCGGGGGGGGGATAACGGAAAGCTGCTGATTGTGGGGAGTGGTGCGAAATCGAGTTTGGTCCAAGTTTTGACAGGAAGCCACGAATCCGTCGAGCAGATGCCCGCTGATGAAGAACCGCTTTCCGCGGAACAGGTAGCGTTAGTTGAAAAGTGGATTGATCAAGGTGCCAAATGGCCGGACGCGATGGCGTACAAGCCGAGCATCCATTGGGCATTCGTTCCTCCGCAGCGTCCCGCGCCGCCAACGGTTACGGAAGGGGAGAAAGTCCGTAACCCGATCGACCAATTCGTATTGGAAAAGCTTGACGAGATGGGCGTAGCCGCTGCGATTCCGGCGAGTAAGGAGGCATTGTTGCGACGTTTGTCACTCGACCTAATTGGTTTGCCTCCGTCGCTGTCAGAGCTTGATGCCTTTCTCAAGGATGACTCGGATAAGGCGAGTTGTCGTCAAGTAGAGCGGTTGTTAGCCTCGAAGCACTTCGGTGAACGCTGGGGGAAACTCTGGCTTGACGCAGCCAGGTATGCCGATTCCGACGGTTTCGAGAAGGATAAGCCTCGATTTGTTTGGGCTTATCGAGACTGGGTCGTGAATGCGTTGAATCAAGACATGCCCTACGATCAATTCGTCATCCGGCAGATTGCGGGTGATCTGATTTTAGAGCGATCTGAGGGTGATCTGGTTGCGACCGGCTTTTTGCGAAATTCGATGCTCAATGAAGAGGGCGGAGTTGATCCAGAACAATTCCGAACTGAGGGATTATTTGATCGGATGGATTGTATCGGGAAGAGCATTTTGGGGCTGACGATCCAATGTGCCCAGTGTCATGACCATAAATTTGATCCTGTTACCCAGAAACAGTATTACCAGCTTTTCTCGTTTCTTAATAACGACCACGAAGCTTCAGGCATCTATTACCCGGTTGATCAGCGAGTGCTGTTGGAGAAAGTGAATCGGGAAATTGAATCGCTGGAAACGCAGCTTAAGCATGCCAATCCTGACTGGCGAGAACAAATGGGCCGTTGGGAAGAGTCTGTCAAAGATGATCAACCCGAATGGACGGTGGTGAAGATCACGAATAAGCCGGGTGACAATGGCGTGCGTTATTATTTTTATGATGATGGATCGCTGCGAGCGGCAAGTTACGCACCTACGCAATGGACGGCCGAGTTCACTGGATCAACGCAGGTTTCTGAGGTGACGGCATTTAAGCTAGAGCAGCTTACCGATCCAAATCTTCCTTGCAGTGGGCCGGGGCGTTCGATCTACGGAATGTCAGCGCTGAGCGAATTTCAAATCAAAGCAAGCGACCCCAATGATTCGACCAAGATCGTGAAAGCTGAATTCTCCAAGGCAACCGCTGATTTTTCTAACGAAGATCGGTTACTTGAGCCAGAATTTCAGTCGGAACGGCGACAAAGCAAGGACGGCGATACGCGGCATTATGGTCCGGTGGAGTTCGCGATTGACGGAGACGCTGATACGGCTTGGGGAATCGATGCGGGGCCAGGTCGGCGCAATGTGCCACGTGAAGCAGTCTTTGTTCTCCAAGAACCGTTTCGTTTTGCCGACGGTATGAAGCTGGAGATCGGACTTCAACAGGCCCATGGGGGTGACAATTCTGACGACAATCAAAATTTCAATTTGGGTAGGTTTCGACTCAGCGTGACGGCAGAACCAAATGCTGGGGCCGATCCTATTCCCGACCATGTACGTAACATTTTTGAAATTCCGGTCGCGGATCGTTCGACTCAACAAGTGAATGAGCTCTTTCGCTATTGGCGGACTACCGTGCCAGGTTTCCAGAAAGTGAACGAACAGATTGAGTCGCTTTGGCGACAGTTTCCTCAGGGGACACCGACGCTGACGCTGGCGGCCCGCACTGGGGAGTCGCCTCACGATCGAATCCGCCCGACCCGCGTGTTCAAGCGGGGGGATTGGCTGCAGCCGACCGACGAGGTGGATTTTGGTGTTCCAGAAATTCTGCATTCGTTGCCTGAAGACGCGGACGGCTCACGGATGACTTTTGCTCGCTGGTTGGTTGATAAGGACTCTCCGACCACAGCCCGTGTGATCGTTAATCGAATCTGGCAAGCCTATTTTGGGATCGGACTGGTTGATTCGCCCGAGGATTTTGGTGTACGGGCTAATCCGCCGAGCCATCCGGACCTATTGGATTGGTTGGCCTGTGAGTTAATGGATTCCGGCTGGCGACTTAAGCACATTCATCGTTTAATTTGCAATTCGGCAACTTATCAGCAGGCGTCGCGGGCAAGCTTGGCGGCGTATCAAGAGGATCCACAAAATCGATGGTTGGCTCGTGGTCCTCGCTTTCGTGTTGATGCCGAAATCGTGCGAGACATCGCCCTTCATGTCAGCGGACTGCTCAACCCGCAAATGGGTGGACGAAGTATTTATCCACCGGCTCCGGAGTTTTTGTTTAATCCGCCCGTCAGTTATGGCCCCAAAGTATGGGATGTTGAAGGCGGTGATCAGAAGTATCGACGAAGTGTCTATATCTTCAAATTCCGTTCGGTTCCCTTCCCAATGTTGCAAACGTTTGACGCGCCGAACGGCGATTTTTCTTGCGTACAGCGTGAGCGTTCTAACACGCCCTTGCAGTCGCTGATTAGGCTCAATGAAGAACAATTTATGGATTGTGCTCGTGCACTCGCAAAACACACGCTTCAGGCTGGAGGTGATTCCAGCGAAGATCGACTCCGATATGCGTTTCGGCGGGTCCTTTCTCGCCAGCCGTCCAGAAGTGAGTTGGAAAGGTTGCAGGGGCTATTGGCGAACCAAGTCGATTACATTTCCGAGGGCTGGGTGAATCCGATTGAGTTAGCCACCGGAGGTACGAAGGTTCCCAAGGATCTGGCCGCCGATACCACGGTAACGGAATTGGCCGCCTACACCGTTGTTTCAAGAGTTCTGTTGAATCTGGACGAAACGATCACGAAAGAATAA